One stretch of bacterium DNA includes these proteins:
- a CDS encoding ATP-binding cassette domain-containing protein encodes HQERQEETYIQKRYHDATESYKRLKLEVSHRMNKARQADRKRSKHALSARDSDARNKKNMARLSGKDATAGKLLNQIKTRAERAQKIRKDITVKKTFRLGIGLETSTSARDVLFRLPKGSIPLGGSRRLFYPDLVMLPDERIALTGSNGLGKSTLVRYIMGILNIPGERVLSIPQEIPAGESEKIILRARNLPEDRLGQVMTVVSRLGSRPGRLLESTEPSPGELRKLLLGMGIADAPELIIMDEPTNHMDIPSILCIEEALDSCRCGLLLVSHDRRFLGRLTRTCWHISMIPGGAEVRITDL; translated from the coding sequence TCATCAGGAGCGGCAGGAGGAGACATACATCCAGAAACGGTACCATGACGCCACGGAGTCATATAAACGGCTTAAACTGGAAGTGTCGCACCGGATGAACAAGGCCCGTCAGGCCGACAGAAAACGATCGAAACATGCTCTGAGCGCACGGGACAGCGATGCCCGAAACAAGAAAAACATGGCCCGTCTGTCCGGAAAGGATGCCACCGCGGGCAAACTGCTCAACCAGATTAAAACCCGCGCCGAAAGAGCGCAGAAAATCCGAAAAGATATCACCGTAAAAAAAACCTTTCGTCTCGGTATCGGGCTCGAAACTTCCACCTCTGCACGGGATGTGCTGTTCAGGCTTCCGAAAGGTTCGATTCCGCTGGGGGGAAGCAGGCGCCTGTTTTACCCCGACCTCGTCATGCTTCCCGATGAGCGCATAGCGCTGACAGGTTCGAACGGTCTCGGTAAGAGCACGCTCGTGCGGTATATTATGGGCATCCTGAATATCCCCGGAGAGCGTGTTCTCTCTATCCCCCAGGAAATACCGGCCGGGGAATCGGAAAAGATCATACTTCGAGCCAGAAACCTCCCGGAAGACAGGCTCGGGCAGGTCATGACCGTCGTGAGCAGGCTGGGGTCACGGCCCGGGCGGCTCCTTGAAAGCACTGAACCGAGTCCTGGCGAGCTCCGCAAGCTTCTGCTCGGCATGGGGATTGCCGATGCCCCGGAACTCATAATCATGGACGAACCGACCAATCATATGGATATCCCCTCGATTCTCTGTATCGAGGAAGCCCTCGATTCTTGCCGGTGCGGCCTTCTTCTGGTCAGCCATGACAGACGGTTTCTCGGGAGGCTGACACGGACATGCTGGCATATCTCCATGATTCCCGGAGGCGCGGAGGTGCGGATTACCGATTTATAG